From a region of the Xyrauchen texanus isolate HMW12.3.18 chromosome 39, RBS_HiC_50CHRs, whole genome shotgun sequence genome:
- the LOC127632676 gene encoding contactin-2-like — protein sequence MTSLLCLLSLSSLALSYALGGDVCVSGHDSGPVFEEQPSSLIYPEGMPEGKVTLSCQARASPAAVYRWRVNGTDVVIGEDSHYTLVAGNLVINNPQHGRDAGSYQCLAINRCGTIVSRVANLKFGYIHDFPPESRSPQTVHEGTGTFLACQPPAHYPALSYRWFINEFPNFIQPEGGRWFVSQVTGNLYLANARANDTANYFCFTTINMDISTKSIFSKAIQLTVYPDANPRKAAPNIRVRFPAETYALAGQTTQLECFAYGNPISNIRWRKVDGVLPPKVGASAEGPILIIPELNFDDEGIYECEVYNSEGRETHQGRVSVQAQPEWLQVMSDSEVEISSELQWSCAAAGKPRPTIRWLRNGQPLSKQDRVEVNNGRLRISNLALEDSGMYQCVAENKHGTIYSNAELRVQVQAPDFRLNPVRKLVPAARGGQVKMECKPRAAPKPTLFWSRGTELLTNRSRITVTPDGVLWIFNISRADEGKYTCFAENYLGKANSTGHLSVRDATKITLAPSNSDINQGDNATLQCHSSHDPTMDLTFTWYLNGVLLDLEAPNGHYRRLEGKETIGDLLIVNGQLSHAGTYTCTAQTVVDSAVASAKLVVRGPPGPPGGLVVTSVNDTSVELRWSRGYDNHSPIGKYVILGRSSKTLDWKTMRTDPTNIEGNAESARLTDLRPWMDYEFQVIASNILGSGEPSMPSQPVRTKQAAPTVAPSGLGGGGGNRNELIITWTPMAREYQNGDGFGYILAFRRQGVPTWIVVRVPQVESSRYVYSNESLSAYCPFEVRIKAYNKKGEGPFSQIAVVHSAEEEPTVSPRRINATALTAFEIQVSWDPIQHLNINGVLRGYEIRYWRQHEREAAADRVRTAGLENTARVTGLRPNTLYHVTVLAYNSAGTGPPSPRTTVITKRPPPNRPPGNVSWKVDGSLVTVRWDHVKSLDNESAVLGYKVLYKHEGHSALKILEKGKTSVSLPLPKDNGYVVLEIRSWGDGGDGAAHETIVSRDTGTGMMVQNTAATFEPLSTSILGLTALILTGLSGL from the exons ATGACGAGTCTGTTGTGTCTGCTGTCTCTCAGCTCGCTGGCTCTGAGCTACGCTCTGG gtggagatgtgtgtgtgtcgggtCACGACAGTGGGCCAGTGTTTGAGGAGCAGCCGTCTAGTCTGATCTACCCAGAGGGGATGCCAGAAGGCAAGGTGACCCTGAGCTGCCAGGCTCGTGCCAGCCCTGCTGCTGTGTACCG TTGGCGTGTGAATGGCACAGATGTAGTTATCGGAGAGGATTCACACTATACGCTGGTTGCGGGAAACCTTGTCATCAATAACCCGCAACATGGGCGAGATGCTGGGTCGTACCAATGTCTTGCCATCAACCGCTGTGGTACCATTGTTAGCCGTGTTGCTAACCTAAAGTTTGGCT ACATCCATGATTTCCCTCCTGAGAGTAGAAGCCCTCAGACTGTCCATGAGGGCACTGGAACCTTTCTTGCCTGTCAACCACCTGCTCATTACCCAG CTTTGTCCTACCGCTGGTTCATCAATGAATTTCCCAACTTCATCCAGCCAGAGGGGGGCAGATGGTTTGTGTCTCAGGTGACGGGTAACTTATACCTAGCTAATGCAAGAGCCAATGACACGGCCAACTACTTCTGCTTCACCACCATCAACATGGACATCAGCACCAAGAGCATCTTCAGTAAAGCCATCCAGCTCACTGTTTACCCTGACG CAAACCCAAGGAAAGCTGCACCAAACATCCGAGTGCGTTTTCCCGCTGAGACGTATGCATTAGCGGGACAGACCACTCAGCTGGAATGCTTTGCCTATGGCAA TCCCATTAGTAATATCCGTTGGAGGAAGGTGGATGGGGTTTTACCCCCAAAGGTTGGAGCCAGTGCAGAAGGACCCATCCTGATCATTCCTGAACTGAACTTTGATGATGAGGGCATCTATGAGTGCGAGGTTTATAATTCAGAGGGCCGGGAGACACATCAGGGACGAGTCTCTGTGCAGG CCCAGCCGGAGTGGCTGCAGGTAATGAGCGACTCAGAGGTGGAGATCAGTTCTGAGCTGCAGTGGAGCTGCGCCGCTGCCGGCAAACCAAGACCCACAATCCGCTGGCTACGTAACGGACAGCCACTCAGCAAACAG GACCGGGTCGAAGTGAATAATGGCCGATTAAGGATCAGTAACCTTGCCCTAGAGGATTCAGGGATGTATCAGTGTGTGGCTGAAAACAAACACGGCACTATATACTCAAACGCTGAGCTTCGAGTTCAAG TCCAGGCTCCAGACTTCAGGTTAAATCCAGTACGCAAGTTGGTCCCTGCTGCCCGTGGAGGACAGGTTAAAATGGAGTGTAAACCTCGTGCGGCTCCAAAACCAACTCTCTTCTGGAGCCGTGGCACAGAGCTACTGACCAATAGGAGCAG GATAACAGTCACTCCAGATGGGGTTCTGTGGATCTTCAACATCAGTCGTGCAGATGAGGGAAAGTACACCTGCTTTGCAGAAAACTACCTTGGAAAAGCCAACAGCACAGGACACCTGTCTGTCAGAG aTGCCACAAAAATCACACTAGCGCCCTCTAATTCTGACATCAATCAAGGTGATAATGCCACCCTGCAATGCCACTCATCACATGACCCTACTATGGATCTTACCTTCACCTGGTATCTCAATGGGGTTCTGTTGGACCTGGAAgcaccaaatggacactatcgtCGACTGGAGGGG AAAGAGACAATCGGTGACCTGTTGATAGTCAACGGGCAGCTCAGTCATGCTGGCACATACACCTGCACAGCCCAGACGGTGGTGGACAGCGCGGTGGCTTCAGCCAAGCTGGTTGTAAGGG GCCCACCAGGCCCTCCTGGAGGTTTAGTGGTGACAAGTGTCAATGACACATCAGTTGAGTTAAGATGGAGCCGTGGATATGACAACCATAGTCCCATCGGCAAGTATGTAATCTTGGGCCGTTCTTCGAAGACTCTTGACTGGAAGACGATGAGGACAG ACCCAACAAACATAGAAGGAAATGCTGAGTCTGCACGTTTGACAGATCTTCGACCTTGGATGGATTATGAGTTCCAGGTCATTGCCAGCAACATTCTGGGTAGTGGAGAACCAAGCATGCCCTCCCAGCCTGTCCGAACCAAACAAGCAG CACCAACCGTAGCACCCAGTGGACTTGGTGGAGGTGGAGGAAACCGTAATGAACTTATCATAACATGGACA cCCATGGCGAGGGAGTATCAGAATGGAGATGGCTTTGGCTATATCCTGGCATTCAGAAGGCAAGGTGTGCCTACATGGATTGTGGTGAGGGTGCCACAAGTTGAGTCTTCACGATATGTCTACAGCAATGAGAGTCTGTCTGCCTACTGTCCCTTTGAGGTCAGAATCAAGGCCTACAACAAGAAAGGAGAAGGTCCTTTCAGCCAGATTGCTGTAGTGCACTCTGCGGAAGAGG AGCCCACCGTGTCCCCAAGAAGGATTAACGCCACTGCTCTGACCGCTTTTGAGATTCAGGTGTCCTGGGACCCCATTCAACATTTGAACATTAACGGAGTTCTGCGAGGTTATGAG ATCCGTTACTGGCGGCAACATGAGCGGGAGGCTGCAGCGGACCGGGTCAGAACGGCAGGACTGGAGAACACAGCACGGGTGACGGGCCTAAGACCTAACACTCTCTATCATGTCACTGTACTGGCTTACAACAGTGCCGGCACCGGCCCACCCTCCCCAAGAACCACCGTCATCACCAAAAGACCCC CCCCTAACCGTCCTCCAGGGAACGTCTCATGGAAGGTCGATGGCTCTTTGGTTACAGTGAGATGGGATCATGTTAAATCTTTGGACAATGAGTCTGCTGTGCTGGGCTACAAA GTCCTGTACAAGCATGAAGGACATTCTGCTTTGAAGATTCTGGAGAAAGGCAAGACATCCGTCAGTCTCCCGCTACCTAAGGACAATGGTTATGTGGTTCTTGAGATCCGCTCTTGGGGAGATGGTGGAGATGGAGCAGCCCATGAGACCATTGTATCTCGAGACACAG GAACTGGAATGATGGTCCAGAACACCGCTGCCACTTTTGAGCCCCTCAGCACATCAATTCTGGGGTTGACTGCACTCATTCTCACTGGCTTGTCGGGACTGTGA